From the Verrucomicrobiota bacterium genome, the window ATTCTGACTTTGAAATCGGCAATGTCCGCCAACCTCGGTTTCGCCACGCCGGTCGATGCGCTCAAACTGCTCCTGGCCAAACCCAACCCCGTTCCCATGACCCGATGGCTCACGTTGAGCGCGCTCAATCCCAAAGAATGGACTCCGGTCATGGGCGCGCGCTGGAGCCGGAAGGCCGGGCGCATCGAGGTCGATGGCCTGGGGAACGGCTTCGGCGGCCGCGCCCTGTGCCTTTCGCAAAAGCCCGCGCCGAAGCCGCCGTACGAACTGGCCGTGACGGTGAAGCTCGATAACGAAACCGGCGCGGCCGGGCTGGTGTTTGCGTCCGACGGCGATCAGCGGCATTACGGCTTTTATCCGAGCGGCGGGAACTTGCGCCTGACGCGCTTCGACGGCCCGAGCGTTTTCGCCTGGACGATCCTGAAGGAAGCGCCCAGCCCACATTACCGGCCCGGCGATTGGAACCGGCTTCGGGTCCGCGTCGAAGACGACGCCTTGCGCTGTTATGTGAACGAGCAATTGGTGTTTGAGTCCAGTGATCGCGAGTGGCGCGGCGGAAAGGTTGGGCTGGCCAAGTTCCGCGACACCCGCGCTGCGTTCAAAGATTTTCAAATGGGGACAAATCTGGCCGCAGCCTATCCCGCGGCCCCGGCGGATTTCCTTTCTGAAATAACCGCCAAGCTGAATTCGGCGACCGCGGCGTGGAATCCTGAGATCGTTGCCCGGTTGCAATCGCATCCCGAAGCGAGCCGGTTGCTCCTGGCGGAGCGCGCCCGCCAGCTTGACAAGCAAGCCGCTGAAGTCCGGGAGCTGGCCTGGGCGGTGCATCGGGGATCGATTGAGCGGCGATTGATTCAACTCCTGGAGCAGGCGGAGGAGCAGACCGATCTTTTTGAAGCCGCCCTGTTGCTCGCCAAACTCGACAATCCGGATCTGGATCTCGCCGCTTACCAGCAACAGCTCGCGGATATGGCCGCTGAACTCAAGGCGCAATTGCCACCCCAAAGCGATGATGCCGCCAAGATCGAAGCGCTGAAAAAGTATTTGTTCTTCGAGAACGGCTTTCACGGCAGCCGAACGGGCGACTACTACAACCGCGCCAATAGCTACATGAACCACGTGCTCGATGATCGGGAGGGAATCCCAATCAGTTTGTCGGTGTTATTCATTGAGTTGGCGCGGAGAATCGGCCTGGAACGCGTGGCGGGGGTCGGATTGCCAGGACATTTTGTGGTGAAACACGCGCCGAAACATGGCGAAGAACAAATCATCGACGTGTTCGAGGGCGGCAAACCGCTCACACCATCCGAGGTGCGAGAGATCGTGACGATCACCGGGCGCCAGTTCACCCAGGATTATTTGCGAGCCGCGACCAAGCGGGAAATCATTATCCGCATGTTGCGCAACCTTGCCGGCATCGCCCGCAACTCGGAATCTCCGCGCAGCGCGCTGGGCTATCTCGATCTGATTTTGGCGTTGGACCCGAGCGCGACCAGCGAACGCCTGGAGCGAGCCATGGCGCGGATGCGCGCGGGTGACCGGACCGGTGCGAAGGAAGATCTCCAGTGGCTGCTGGAGAAGGAACCGCCTGCGATTAACCTGGAGCGCGTGCGAGAGTTGTATCGGTCGCTTTGAAGGCCCCTGGGCTCGACTCGCGTAACCCTCAGTTAAGGCAGTTAAGGTGGGGCGAGGCTCCCGCCGAGCCAATGCCATCGAAGAAAGGCTCCGCGGGAGCGTCGCTCCACCGTTGTTATTATAACTGAGGGTTACCGACTCGCCACGTCCGGGCTTGGAACGGGAAGATGGGGTTGGTAATCTCAGGCCCTGTGATACGCAGTCCATTTCCAGGTATGGATCCTTGGCTGGAGTTGCACTGGCGCGATGTGCATTCCCGACTGATTATTTACATTGCCAACCAACTCCAGCGCCAGCTTCCCGAACCGTTGGTTGCTCGCGCCGAAGAGGACGTTCTGGTCGATGTCGAAGAAGAGCCACCCTCGCTGGTTCGACCGGACGTCGATGTAGTGGAAGACCGTCCGGACGGCGGCGAAGGCGGCGTCGCCACACTCGCTCCACCCGTGACGTTGGCCAAGCCCGTGCTGGTGCGCGTGCCTGAGCCGGAGGTGGACCGCCGGGTCGAGATCTATGACCCGACTTCCGGTGGCCGCGTCGTGACGGCCATTGAAGTGCTCAGCCCGTCCAACAAATTGCCGGGCAAGGCGCGCGAGGCTTATCGGTCCAAGCAGCGTGACTATTTGGCCGGGGGCGTCAATCTCGTTGAGATCGACCTCGTGCGCGCCGGCGAATGGGCTTTCTCGGTGGATGAGAGCGTCCTGCCGGCCGACAAGCGGACGCCGTACCTCGTCTGTGTTTTTCGCGCGACGCAACTGGGTC encodes:
- a CDS encoding tetratricopeptide repeat protein, which codes for MLTQKPATSKASLKATEKAKTLLPSLPSVRNSLRRATHLSVLVLAASLEAIAAEKSPARPEPPPRSGAAAKAVETIEKSVEAIVEAVRPSVVVVSHAGRDGKEDSVGSGFVVSADGLIATCLHVIGEARPITVRLANGARHDVIEIHAWDRKLDLALIRVEAKDLPALPLGDSETLKQGAAVVAIGNPLGLEYSVVQGVVSARRDFDGIDMIQLAIPIEEGNSGGPLLDRQGRVHGILTLKSAMSANLGFATPVDALKLLLAKPNPVPMTRWLTLSALNPKEWTPVMGARWSRKAGRIEVDGLGNGFGGRALCLSQKPAPKPPYELAVTVKLDNETGAAGLVFASDGDQRHYGFYPSGGNLRLTRFDGPSVFAWTILKEAPSPHYRPGDWNRLRVRVEDDALRCYVNEQLVFESSDREWRGGKVGLAKFRDTRAAFKDFQMGTNLAAAYPAAPADFLSEITAKLNSATAAWNPEIVARLQSHPEASRLLLAERARQLDKQAAEVRELAWAVHRGSIERRLIQLLEQAEEQTDLFEAALLLAKLDNPDLDLAAYQQQLADMAAELKAQLPPQSDDAAKIEALKKYLFFENGFHGSRTGDYYNRANSYMNHVLDDREGIPISLSVLFIELARRIGLERVAGVGLPGHFVVKHAPKHGEEQIIDVFEGGKPLTPSEVREIVTITGRQFTQDYLRAATKREIIIRMLRNLAGIARNSESPRSALGYLDLILALDPSATSERLERAMARMRAGDRTGAKEDLQWLLEKEPPAINLERVRELYRSL
- a CDS encoding DUF4058 family protein, which codes for MGLVISGPVIRSPFPGMDPWLELHWRDVHSRLIIYIANQLQRQLPEPLVARAEEDVLVDVEEEPPSLVRPDVDVVEDRPDGGEGGVATLAPPVTLAKPVLVRVPEPEVDRRVEIYDPTSGGRVVTAIEVLSPSNKLPGKAREAYRSKQRDYLAGGVNLVEIDLVRAGEWAFSVDESVLPADKRTPYLVCVFRATQLGRRALYPLPLRERLPCLAIPLRPRDRDVALDLQQVVDEAYDTGRYDRTDYRKPLKPPLPPEEATWVAELLRKAGRV